A genomic region of Fodinisporobacter ferrooxydans contains the following coding sequences:
- the asnS gene encoding asparagine--tRNA ligase, with amino-acid sequence MRKATIGTIGQFVDQEVLIEGWLHNKRSSGKIQFLQIRDGSGFIQGVVVKAEVPEQVFQLCHTLTQETSIRATGLVRKEDRAPSGFEMTVTNVEVVGDSENYPITPKEHGVDFLMDHRHLWIRSPRQRAILKIRAEIIKAIQSCLDNDGFTLVDPPILTPSSCEGTTNLFHTKYFEEDAYLTQSGQLYMEAAAMALGRVYSFGPTFRAEKSKTRRHLIEFWMIEPEMAFADHDENLRIQEQLVAHVVQHILAHCALELKTIGRDISKLETVKAPFPRISYDDAIKFLQARGHDIKWGEDFGAPHETEIASSYDRPVFIERYPVGIKAFYMKPDPNRPEVALCADMLAPEGYGEIIGGSQRIDDPVLLQKRYEEHQLPMEAYQWYMDLRKYGSVPHSGFGLGLERVVAWICGLEHVRETIPFPRLLYRLYP; translated from the coding sequence ATGAGAAAGGCAACTATCGGAACCATTGGACAATTTGTCGATCAGGAAGTACTTATTGAAGGATGGTTACATAACAAACGCTCCAGTGGTAAAATACAGTTTTTGCAAATCCGGGACGGCTCCGGATTTATTCAAGGAGTTGTCGTAAAAGCGGAAGTGCCTGAGCAAGTCTTTCAGCTCTGCCATACGTTGACACAAGAGACTTCCATTCGCGCAACCGGATTGGTTCGCAAAGAAGACCGGGCGCCGAGCGGATTTGAAATGACTGTTACGAATGTAGAAGTAGTAGGCGATTCGGAGAATTATCCGATCACGCCGAAGGAGCATGGCGTCGATTTTTTGATGGATCACCGTCACCTCTGGATTCGTTCGCCCAGACAACGCGCTATCTTGAAGATTCGGGCGGAAATCATCAAAGCGATTCAAAGCTGCCTTGACAACGATGGTTTTACACTTGTAGATCCGCCGATTCTTACACCTTCTTCCTGCGAAGGAACGACCAATTTGTTTCATACCAAGTATTTTGAAGAAGATGCTTACCTGACACAGAGTGGTCAGTTGTATATGGAAGCAGCCGCTATGGCATTGGGACGAGTGTATTCGTTCGGACCGACATTCCGCGCGGAAAAATCAAAGACGCGCCGTCACTTGATCGAGTTTTGGATGATCGAACCGGAAATGGCGTTTGCGGATCATGATGAGAATTTGCGGATCCAGGAACAACTTGTCGCACACGTCGTTCAACATATTTTGGCACATTGCGCATTGGAATTAAAAACGATCGGCCGGGATATTTCCAAATTGGAGACTGTGAAAGCACCATTTCCGCGGATCTCGTATGATGATGCGATCAAATTCTTGCAAGCACGGGGCCACGATATAAAGTGGGGAGAAGATTTTGGCGCTCCTCATGAAACGGAGATTGCGTCTTCCTATGATCGACCGGTATTTATCGAACGCTATCCGGTTGGAATCAAGGCATTCTATATGAAACCCGATCCGAATCGTCCGGAAGTGGCCCTTTGTGCCGATATGTTGGCGCCGGAAGGATATGGGGAGATCATCGGCGGCAGTCAACGAATCGACGATCCGGTGCTTTTGCAAAAACGCTATGAAGAACACCAACTGCCTATGGAAGCTTATCAATGGTATATGGATTTACGGAAATACGGTTCTGTTCCACATTCCGGGTTTGGTCTTGGCCTTGAACGGGTGGTAGCTTGGATTTGCGGACTGGAGCACGTCCGTGAAACCATTCCATTCCCACGCCTTTTGTATCGATTGTATCCGTAA
- a CDS encoding DnaD domain protein, whose amino-acid sequence MNLSHNRMELPMAAYFTVPFVSFPSLFMMEYQNIGLNETEMMLILHILTFQQVEQNVFPTMPDLAARMSIGSDEIFTVLQRLVNRGYITIVPMTTDGQVSENYDLSPVIGMLTHRLHPQPNMAPIEPVRSKNVFSVFESEFGRPLTAIEYEQIIQWLDTDGYDELMILEALRESVLSGKYNFKYIDRILFEWGKQNIRTMQQLQMHREEYKNKKSESKNQQPAKQNHEKHAAAKKTNTSKYDVFYEYYQQEASTT is encoded by the coding sequence ATGAATCTGTCTCATAATCGAATGGAATTGCCGATGGCCGCCTATTTCACCGTTCCATTTGTGTCTTTTCCTTCATTATTCATGATGGAATACCAGAATATAGGATTGAATGAAACGGAAATGATGCTGATTTTGCATATTTTGACGTTTCAACAAGTGGAGCAAAATGTGTTTCCGACGATGCCAGATTTGGCAGCACGCATGAGTATCGGCTCAGACGAAATTTTTACGGTCTTGCAGCGGCTTGTAAACCGTGGATACATAACGATTGTTCCCATGACGACAGACGGTCAGGTCAGTGAAAACTATGACTTGTCACCCGTAATCGGTATGTTGACACATCGTCTGCATCCGCAGCCGAACATGGCTCCGATTGAGCCCGTTCGGAGCAAAAACGTGTTTTCCGTATTTGAATCGGAGTTTGGACGTCCATTGACAGCGATTGAGTATGAACAAATTATCCAATGGCTGGATACGGATGGATATGATGAATTGATGATTCTTGAGGCGTTGCGAGAATCTGTCTTATCCGGTAAATATAATTTCAAATATATTGATCGCATTTTGTTTGAATGGGGAAAACAAAACATACGCACCATGCAGCAATTGCAAATGCACCGGGAAGAATATAAAAATAAAAAATCCGAATCCAAAAATCAGCAGCCAGCCAAACAAAATCATGAGAAACATGCGGCCGCGAAAAAAACCAATACCAGCAAATATGATGTTTTTTATGAATATTACCAGCAGGAAGCTTCCACTACCTGA
- a CDS encoding AAA family ATPase — translation MIGFVAAVLIFLASLGFNIVPIVFLIGLSIALLFMMERRTTVTGGTKSAAVKHAIDFAQIGGQDTAKRELMEALDFLKRREKIQALGIRPLKGILLTGPPGTGKTLMAKAAATYTDSAFVSASGSEFVEMYVGVGAQRVRELFKKARMLAKKEGKDSAIVFIDEIDVVGGRRGAQSHQEYDQTLNQLLTEMDGMQTTQSPFVLVVAATNRVDILDSALLRPGRFDRMIKVDLPDREGRLHILSIQTGNKPLSSDVNLEHVAQETYGFSGAQLESLTNEAAIMALREEKERIEQQHFRDAVDKVLMGEKTGRIPNREELRRVAIHELGHAIISELVRPNSVSHITIAPRGNALGFVRQIPEKDSYLYTIDQLNNQIKVALGGTIAEQLLYGNRSTGAQNDFQQASNLARTEVECGLSRIGIVDADNLPQTILDEEIRFILSEREKETKELLEPFAEGIRELAQSIVQHENMTGDEFRNWLQKQLGMSEDMEFTTAETAAKHAIDDNGESQPIAV, via the coding sequence ATGATCGGATTCGTTGCCGCAGTTTTGATTTTCCTCGCAAGTCTCGGTTTTAATATTGTACCGATCGTGTTTCTGATCGGGTTGTCCATTGCTTTATTGTTTATGATGGAGCGACGGACAACGGTCACAGGCGGAACCAAAAGCGCAGCAGTGAAGCATGCGATTGATTTTGCGCAAATTGGCGGTCAGGATACGGCGAAACGGGAGTTGATGGAAGCACTTGATTTCTTGAAACGCCGTGAAAAGATACAAGCATTGGGGATACGCCCATTAAAAGGCATTTTATTGACCGGCCCCCCGGGAACGGGAAAAACGTTGATGGCAAAAGCGGCAGCAACGTATACGGATTCAGCATTTGTATCAGCTTCCGGCAGTGAATTTGTCGAGATGTATGTCGGTGTAGGAGCGCAAAGGGTACGGGAATTGTTCAAAAAAGCCCGGATGCTTGCCAAAAAAGAAGGAAAAGACAGTGCGATCGTATTTATCGATGAGATTGACGTCGTCGGCGGCCGCCGGGGTGCGCAAAGCCATCAGGAATATGACCAGACCCTCAATCAGCTGTTGACGGAAATGGACGGAATGCAGACGACGCAATCGCCTTTTGTTTTGGTAGTAGCCGCAACCAATCGGGTCGATATCCTCGATTCTGCACTTCTTCGACCAGGACGTTTTGACCGTATGATTAAAGTGGATCTTCCGGATCGGGAAGGCCGGCTGCATATCCTTTCGATTCAGACGGGCAATAAGCCTTTGTCAAGTGATGTGAATCTTGAGCATGTGGCGCAAGAGACGTATGGATTTTCCGGCGCCCAGTTGGAAAGTTTGACGAACGAAGCAGCGATTATGGCCCTTAGGGAAGAGAAAGAAAGGATTGAACAGCAGCATTTCCGCGATGCGGTCGACAAAGTCTTGATGGGAGAAAAGACAGGACGGATTCCCAATCGGGAAGAATTGCGGCGAGTGGCGATTCATGAGTTGGGCCATGCCATCATCAGTGAATTGGTGCGACCGAATTCCGTTTCCCACATCACGATCGCACCCCGTGGAAATGCCCTTGGATTCGTCCGGCAGATTCCGGAAAAGGATAGCTATCTGTACACGATCGATCAATTGAACAACCAAATCAAAGTAGCCCTTGGCGGCACAATTGCCGAACAACTTTTGTACGGCAATCGCAGTACGGGGGCGCAAAACGATTTTCAACAAGCCTCCAATTTGGCTCGTACGGAAGTGGAATGCGGTTTGTCGAGAATCGGAATTGTCGATGCAGACAATTTGCCGCAAACGATCCTCGATGAAGAAATTCGCTTCATTCTGTCCGAGCGGGAAAAGGAAACGAAAGAATTGCTGGAACCGTTTGCGGAAGGAATTCGCGAATTGGCCCAATCGATTGTTCAGCATGAAAACATGACAGGTGATGAATTCAGAAATTGGTTGCAAAAGCAGCTTGGAATGTCTGAAGATATGGAGTTTACGACTGCAGAAACAGCAGCAAAACACGCGATTGACGACAACGGCGAAAGTCAACCGATTGCCGTATAA
- a CDS encoding YpmA family protein translates to MPGQLEIIATKKVTATDDLYQLIDFLNRNLKDRDVVFGLSKSDEANKLVVTIYRTE, encoded by the coding sequence ATGCCAGGGCAATTGGAGATTATTGCAACCAAAAAAGTGACAGCAACCGATGATCTGTATCAGTTGATCGATTTTCTAAACCGGAATTTGAAAGATAGGGATGTAGTGTTCGGCTTATCCAAAAGTGATGAAGCAAACAAACTGGTAGTGACAATCTATAGGACGGAATGA